In one window of Methanocorpusculum sp. DNA:
- a CDS encoding lipopolysaccharide assembly protein LapB — translation MSRKPRVANPSDPVLWCKEASERMNSGDEKGAIFCYQESIKLRPGVPDVWYNLACLFEKTGELKESLATHIAAGKLFPGDHRFPAERARFLAGSGKYTEAATAVSDALVSAPYSPTLLANKAGYLIFAGNPDEARQTAELALTIDPGCALAYLHKAHAESILGDAAKAKDTLRTGLSAEPDDPRLLKMQANLQIRSKEYEAGLASIEKVLLLTPDDAESWSLKGAACAYLNQKESAVSAFEQAMKLDPKEKSYRQNRDAVRKG, via the coding sequence GTGAGCAGAAAACCCCGGGTAGCAAACCCCTCTGACCCAGTTCTCTGGTGTAAGGAAGCATCCGAACGAATGAACAGCGGCGATGAGAAAGGAGCAATCTTCTGTTACCAGGAATCAATCAAACTTCGGCCGGGCGTCCCCGATGTCTGGTACAATCTTGCCTGTTTGTTTGAAAAGACCGGAGAGTTAAAAGAATCGCTTGCTACGCACATCGCCGCTGGAAAACTGTTTCCGGGAGATCATCGGTTTCCGGCAGAACGTGCCAGATTCCTTGCAGGGTCCGGCAAATACACCGAGGCCGCCACTGCAGTCTCGGATGCTTTGGTGAGTGCTCCCTACTCTCCGACCCTGCTGGCAAACAAAGCAGGGTACCTCATCTTTGCGGGTAACCCGGACGAAGCCCGGCAAACGGCAGAACTGGCCCTCACGATCGACCCGGGCTGTGCGCTTGCCTATCTGCACAAAGCTCACGCAGAGTCCATCCTTGGCGACGCGGCGAAGGCGAAAGATACCCTGAGAACCGGGCTTTCAGCCGAACCAGACGATCCCCGTCTGCTCAAAATGCAGGCAAATCTCCAGATCAGAAGCAAAGAATATGAAGCAGGTCTTGCTTCGATCGAAAAAGTCCTTCTGCTCACCCCGGACGATGCCGAAAGCTGGAGTCTCAAGGGTGCCGCCTGTGCATATCTCAACCAAAAAGAGAGTGCCGTCTCTGCATTTGAACAAGCCATGAAACTTGATCCAAAAGAGAAATCCTACCGGCAAAACCGCGACGCGGTGAGGAAAGGATAA
- a CDS encoding type IV pilin: MIWKGGGDDNGVAPVIAALLILALTIFLTGIFVVGILYSGNVDSTPIAGITISDNNGVITLTHFSGDTLPAGEYAILVDGIDQTQAFQAEDVDFSPGMKLTWDLGITHPLHQVSVVYTGTGKSVVIAEKQFYREGGVEVNAAFTAVITEGKNATSQVKTGISGSKPLPGVIADLADIWVVLHFVSDQAAVEFTAEESSADIEYSWTSGNGQTADTKAAVFTYNTAGSYTVRLDIRNTTSGDTGTGSMILAVRDPGITAMTWVKSSETYTTGLWDIAGRGYSDGSGGTGYTDRVWRLQFSNPTTHGFQMIFYFEKTGETPSTQVEYHVPSLEKKWYHITSVYDQMGTSPQDRSKLYIYGVDTGTIRGPITESLPLNIPTKSRYDVTRWDVNNGNFTTEMQHEVDFPLTSEEIAEIYTLEMGGYAG; the protein is encoded by the coding sequence ATGATTTGGAAAGGGGGCGGGGATGATAATGGGGTAGCCCCAGTGATCGCCGCACTTTTGATTCTTGCACTCACCATATTTCTGACGGGGATCTTTGTTGTTGGTATCCTCTATTCAGGAAATGTGGATTCAACGCCTATAGCTGGGATCACCATTTCAGATAATAACGGGGTCATTACCCTGACCCATTTTTCGGGAGACACGCTTCCTGCCGGCGAATATGCAATCCTTGTGGATGGGATTGACCAGACACAGGCATTTCAGGCAGAAGACGTGGATTTTTCCCCGGGAATGAAACTGACCTGGGATCTTGGGATCACTCATCCGCTCCATCAGGTGTCTGTTGTCTATACCGGGACAGGAAAGTCAGTGGTTATTGCCGAAAAACAGTTTTACCGTGAAGGCGGGGTAGAGGTGAATGCAGCATTTACTGCCGTGATAACAGAAGGTAAGAATGCCACGAGCCAGGTGAAGACGGGGATCTCAGGATCAAAACCGCTTCCCGGTGTGATCGCAGATCTGGCTGACATTTGGGTCGTGCTCCATTTTGTGTCCGATCAGGCTGCCGTGGAGTTCACTGCCGAAGAAAGTTCTGCTGATATAGAATATTCCTGGACCAGCGGGAATGGACAAACAGCTGATACGAAAGCAGCAGTGTTTACGTATAATACAGCGGGCTCATACACAGTTCGATTAGATATCCGGAATACCACATCAGGAGATACAGGAACTGGGTCAATGATACTTGCGGTGAGAGATCCGGGCATCACCGCGATGACGTGGGTCAAGAGTAGTGAAACCTATACGACAGGTTTGTGGGATATTGCAGGACGCGGATATAGCGACGGAAGTGGCGGCACCGGATACACCGATAGAGTATGGAGACTGCAATTTTCAAACCCAACTACTCATGGCTTTCAGATGATCTTCTATTTTGAAAAAACTGGTGAAACTCCATCCACACAGGTCGAATACCACGTTCCAAGTCTTGAGAAGAAATGGTATCATATAACTAGTGTATATGACCAGATGGGCACTTCACCGCAGGATAGATCGAAACTGTATATCTATGGTGTTGACACCGGCACGATACGCGGGCCGATAACTGAGAGTCTGCCTCTCAATATCCCGACAAAATCACGTTACGATGTTACCCGCTGGGATGTAAATAACGGCAATTTTACCACTGAAATGCAGCACGAGGTTGACTTCCCGCTGACCTCTGAGGAAATTGCAGAAATCTACACCCTTGAGATGGGGGGATATGCAGGATGA
- a CDS encoding type II/IV secretion system ATPase subunit, which yields MFGKKNKEESEEELYPTLPEYDFERDGSLVSPKLRKTDEVLEAYWIEPGLTRVSIIRTAEYENIYIAHEPALTPFEAELLERLQPAVRDLLIMKDIELNDRKEVLYESIDYLLDSYDLPLTNATVYKMRYYLKRTFFGWGRVDILRGDHDIEDISCSGYDLPVYLYHRKYRDIKTTIFFTDPRELDSLVVLFAQKSGKHISLSNPIVDATLSDGSRIQLTYSTVISTRGSSFTIRKFRKNPFSPIDLLVNHTFTIDEMVYLWMAVQYNYSILIVGGTASGKTTTLNAISQFIPALSKVVSIEDTREIMLEHDNWIASLVPLSSGASSVQRDITMFDLLKAAMRQRPEYILVGEVRGIEAQTLFQAMNSGHTTFSTLHGGDVTMAIHRLENPPLDVPKATIETLDIVLCQGSMFRNKKQVRRCKEITEIVGMTDKGELEVNTVYLYNFQKDAPSFSGTSQVYASIAEKTGMNMSTMGEDIRKRTAVLQAMLDQDIRDYRDFARIVWLFLSRPKYVMANVADLTQILPGKCKIHETLANPQIEKAEYPEMVDGPAESDAAYGTGSSISDRVDSPKVTRVCYVPDSQGVSFTVDSAPIPDSAEPGVCYIPDTLGVSSTVDYPPIPDSAAPGVSLLPDDVPESSDSHVTLVPDVVSEPEEPEVSESSDVVPESSASEESVSPDVVPELSAPEDSVSPDVVPESSASEESVSADVVPEPSAPEVGVPSDDSEDFFFDIHAPIRSKEEIFGPSESDPESIFEVAPEKDISSFDLYADEQNTDSSPEKK from the coding sequence ATGTTTGGCAAAAAGAACAAGGAAGAGTCGGAAGAGGAATTATATCCTACACTTCCCGAGTACGACTTCGAGCGGGACGGATCTTTAGTCTCTCCAAAACTGCGAAAGACCGACGAGGTTCTCGAAGCCTACTGGATCGAACCTGGTCTCACCCGTGTCTCCATCATCAGAACAGCCGAGTATGAAAATATTTATATTGCCCATGAACCGGCTCTGACCCCATTTGAAGCCGAACTCCTCGAACGCCTTCAGCCGGCTGTTCGTGATCTCCTGATCATGAAGGATATCGAGCTGAACGATAGAAAGGAGGTCTTGTATGAGTCGATCGACTACCTTCTTGACTCATATGATCTGCCGCTTACCAATGCCACCGTCTATAAGATGAGGTATTATCTGAAACGTACCTTTTTTGGATGGGGCAGGGTCGATATCCTTCGCGGGGATCATGATATCGAGGATATTTCATGTTCGGGATACGATCTGCCGGTATATCTGTATCACCGCAAGTACCGGGATATCAAGACCACGATCTTCTTCACTGATCCCCGTGAACTGGACAGTCTGGTCGTTCTGTTTGCGCAGAAATCCGGTAAACACATATCTCTCTCGAATCCTATCGTAGATGCAACCCTCTCCGACGGGTCCCGTATTCAGCTGACCTATAGTACAGTGATCTCGACCCGCGGTTCTTCATTTACTATTCGTAAGTTCAGAAAGAATCCATTCTCACCCATTGATCTTCTGGTCAATCATACGTTTACGATCGATGAAATGGTGTATCTCTGGATGGCGGTTCAGTACAACTACTCCATTTTGATCGTAGGAGGTACGGCTTCAGGGAAGACGACGACCTTAAACGCTATCTCCCAATTCATCCCTGCCCTTTCGAAGGTGGTGTCCATCGAGGATACGCGTGAGATCATGCTGGAACATGACAACTGGATCGCAAGTCTTGTGCCGCTTTCGTCAGGAGCTTCCTCTGTCCAGCGGGATATCACCATGTTCGATCTGTTAAAAGCTGCGATGCGGCAGAGACCTGAGTATATCCTTGTGGGTGAGGTCCGTGGTATTGAGGCACAGACGCTTTTCCAGGCGATGAACTCGGGGCACACAACGTTTTCCACTTTGCACGGCGGAGATGTCACGATGGCCATCCACCGTTTGGAGAACCCGCCGCTGGATGTGCCTAAGGCAACGATCGAGACCCTGGATATCGTGTTATGTCAGGGTAGTATGTTCCGTAACAAGAAGCAGGTCCGCAGGTGTAAGGAGATCACCGAGATCGTGGGTATGACCGATAAAGGTGAGCTTGAGGTCAACACGGTGTATCTGTATAATTTCCAGAAGGATGCACCAAGTTTCTCCGGGACGTCGCAGGTGTATGCGTCGATTGCAGAAAAGACCGGTATGAATATGTCAACGATGGGCGAGGATATCCGTAAGCGTACGGCGGTTTTGCAGGCAATGCTTGATCAGGATATCCGGGATTACCGGGATTTTGCACGTATCGTCTGGCTGTTTCTTTCGAGGCCTAAGTATGTTATGGCGAATGTGGCGGATCTTACGCAGATTCTGCCGGGTAAGTGTAAAATCCATGAGACCCTGGCAAACCCCCAGATCGAGAAGGCAGAGTATCCGGAGATGGTGGACGGACCTGCGGAATCTGATGCGGCATACGGGACGGGCTCATCCATTTCCGACCGTGTAGATAGTCCCAAGGTGACTCGCGTGTGTTATGTCCCGGATTCTCAGGGCGTATCCTTCACGGTTGACTCGGCTCCTATTCCCGACTCTGCAGAGCCCGGTGTGTGCTATATCCCGGATACGCTGGGAGTATCCTCCACGGTTGACTACCCCCCTATTCCCGATTCTGCGGCGCCCGGCGTCTCTCTCCTCCCCGATGATGTTCCCGAATCGTCTGATTCTCATGTAACTCTCGTCCCTGATGTCGTTTCTGAGCCTGAAGAGCCTGAGGTTTCTGAGTCCTCCGATGTCGTTCCTGAGTCTTCCGCTTCTGAAGAATCTGTCTCTCCTGACGTTGTTCCTGAGCTTTCTGCTCCTGAAGACTCTGTCTCTCCTGACGTTGTTCCCGAATCTTCCGCTTCTGAAGAATCTGTTTCCGCTGATGTAGTTCCCGAGCCTTCTGCTCCTGAAGTCGGAGTTCCATCAGATGATAGTGAGGATTTCTTCTTTGACATCCACGCTCCCATTCGCTCCAAAGAGGAAATATTTGGTCCGTCTGAATCAGACCCCGAGTCGATTTTTGAAGTGGCACCTGAGAAAGACATCTCCTCTTTCGACCTGTATGCAGATGAACAGAACACGGATTCCTCTCCGGAAAAGAAGTAG
- a CDS encoding ACT domain-containing protein: protein MTEKYIIKQLSIFSENKAGKLAAIAKIFLDTGVSIQAFNIAEANNFGVVRAIVDKPEIAFNEFAKQNYALQYTDVLAIKMKDVPGGLYEVANLLGGLSINIEYAYAFRSGDYGALIVKVTNPREAALKIVEAGIELLPAKDYNF from the coding sequence ATGACGGAAAAATACATCATCAAACAGTTGTCGATATTTTCAGAGAATAAGGCTGGAAAACTTGCCGCAATCGCCAAGATTTTTCTTGACACCGGCGTGTCCATTCAGGCATTCAACATTGCCGAAGCAAATAACTTCGGGGTCGTCCGGGCTATCGTAGATAAACCGGAGATCGCGTTCAATGAGTTTGCCAAACAGAATTATGCTTTGCAGTATACGGATGTTCTCGCGATCAAAATGAAGGATGTTCCAGGCGGCCTGTATGAAGTGGCAAACCTTCTTGGCGGTCTTAGTATCAACATCGAGTATGCATATGCATTCCGTTCCGGAGACTACGGTGCATTGATCGTGAAAGTGACAAATCCGCGTGAAGCAGCATTAAAGATCGTGGAAGCCGGCATCGAACTGCTTCCGGCGAAAGATTACAACTTCTGA
- a CDS encoding type II secretion system F family protein, producing MRNPLTPSPERIRALEKELFSARIDIDVKGLVRYARVFGLIASILIVFALIIIDVFFFPVANLFADSEYIIFTYPLTAGIAILANVAVYYAIISYPKIEMRSRKRFIEASMYEMVSFMYALHHCGATLYASLHSIARYADYYGDAAKEFRQVVSDMDFCGYDQFTAIQRLADTTPSDKLRFFLSELSSTYRSIGNAEVFLDGKLREMQKEAEVTQRSYLSSLGAIAEMYITLFVAGPLFVVIVIMVIGLISGSDPLILALVVYLMLPIGTVIFLLLLDALGQTYIIKRTQMPRSTVSLYPQLTIMESEEDETPLFEKLRKYDKRLRVMEFFHHPLLAIREEPSLVFVFSVPLSLITGVILYLSTVRVFFNPYMIYEWGMAVDDVIIVMLLVALIPYAISYRSYNRRIDKVEGALPDFCRQLSSLVKYNMTLTHAIELTAQEGKSYIQDDIRVLSRDLQWGEKLSSALKRFADRMKNLSVDRLVILLSQTEHFTNDLSLTIDLQYHEAKSRESLKRERKSDMGVYVVIVFMAFGVFVFVQIIMSEVFLNIMMENSDALSYLSSSSGAGFPAQLYQMIIYHSVLIHGFCSGLVAGMMGTGSIKGGILYACIMLTCGSLAFILIGMVM from the coding sequence ATGAGAAATCCCTTAACGCCATCACCCGAACGCATCAGAGCTCTTGAAAAGGAACTCTTTTCGGCACGTATTGATATAGACGTCAAGGGACTGGTTCGTTATGCACGTGTCTTCGGTTTAATTGCCAGTATCCTCATTGTTTTTGCCCTCATCATCATTGATGTTTTCTTCTTTCCTGTTGCCAATCTGTTCGCCGATTCTGAATATATTATCTTCACATATCCTCTGACCGCCGGAATCGCCATTCTTGCAAACGTTGCGGTCTATTACGCCATCATTTCCTATCCAAAAATTGAAATGCGGAGCAGGAAGCGGTTCATAGAAGCATCCATGTATGAAATGGTATCCTTCATGTATGCTCTGCATCACTGCGGCGCAACCTTGTATGCCTCGCTCCATTCGATAGCCCGGTATGCTGACTACTATGGAGATGCCGCAAAAGAGTTCCGCCAGGTCGTCTCGGATATGGATTTCTGCGGCTACGATCAGTTCACCGCCATCCAGCGGCTCGCCGACACGACTCCTTCCGACAAACTTCGTTTTTTCCTATCAGAGTTGTCCTCAACGTATCGGTCGATAGGTAATGCTGAGGTGTTTCTGGATGGTAAACTTCGGGAGATGCAAAAAGAGGCTGAAGTCACCCAGAGAAGTTACCTCTCTTCACTTGGGGCGATCGCCGAGATGTATATCACTCTATTCGTGGCAGGCCCCCTTTTCGTCGTGATCGTTATCATGGTTATAGGTCTCATCTCGGGTTCGGATCCGCTGATCCTCGCTCTGGTCGTCTATCTGATGCTCCCGATAGGAACAGTGATCTTTCTCCTTCTTCTGGACGCCCTTGGTCAGACCTACATCATCAAACGTACCCAGATGCCCAGATCAACAGTTTCCCTGTATCCCCAGCTTACTATTATGGAGTCAGAGGAGGATGAGACCCCGCTCTTTGAAAAACTAAGAAAGTATGATAAACGCCTGAGGGTCATGGAGTTTTTCCACCACCCGCTACTTGCTATCAGGGAGGAACCGTCACTCGTTTTCGTGTTCAGCGTCCCGCTTTCATTGATCACTGGCGTCATTCTCTACCTCTCTACGGTCAGGGTATTCTTTAATCCGTATATGATCTATGAATGGGGTATGGCGGTCGATGATGTGATCATTGTCATGCTTTTGGTGGCTCTCATACCCTATGCAATAAGCTATCGTTCGTATAATCGTAGAATAGACAAGGTCGAGGGAGCTCTTCCGGATTTTTGTCGCCAGTTGAGTTCTCTGGTAAAGTATAATATGACCCTCACCCATGCCATTGAACTCACCGCACAAGAGGGAAAAAGTTACATTCAGGATGATATCCGTGTGCTCTCCCGGGATCTTCAATGGGGAGAGAAGCTTTCATCCGCTCTCAAGCGCTTTGCTGACCGCATGAAAAACCTCTCTGTTGACCGTCTGGTCATTCTCCTCTCCCAGACCGAACACTTTACCAATGATCTGTCGCTCACGATCGATCTGCAGTATCATGAAGCAAAGAGCAGAGAATCGCTGAAACGGGAAAGAAAGAGCGACATGGGTGTGTATGTCGTGATCGTTTTCATGGCATTTGGCGTGTTTGTGTTTGTTCAGATCATTATGTCGGAGGTGTTTCTGAATATCATGATGGAGAATTCCGACGCACTTTCCTACTTAAGTTCCAGTTCTGGTGCCGGTTTCCCTGCCCAGCTCTATCAGATGATCATCTATCACTCGGTTCTCATCCACGGGTTCTGTTCCGGGCTTGTGGCAGGAATGATGGGTACTGGATCGATCAAGGGGGGTATCCTGTACGCGTGTATTATGCTCACATGTGGCTCCCTCGCTTTTATCCTGATTGGCATGGTCATGTAG
- a CDS encoding phenylacetate--CoA ligase family protein, translating to MAYYNEKIETMPKAELSKLQYQELKKLVTRLYDKSAFYHKKMDETGVKPADISSIADITKLPFMNKTDLRDNYPDGLVCVPHEDLVRYHVSSGTTGKPTVVAYTQNDIDLWSECVARSLVSCGVGKKDVLQVCYGYGLFTGGLGLHYGGEKVGATVIPASTGNSERQIELIQDLKTTVIACTPSYFIHLIDVAKKMGVDFNKDTLLRTAVLGAEPWTDAMRRYIYAESGVTAHNIFGTSEISGPMFTDCSELNGMHICGDIAYTEIIDPKTGEQLPPGEKGELTITVLKKEAIPMIRYRIGDITSIIEGDCACGRTSPRIDRLQGRVDDMLIIRGINVFPSAIEHALLKNPYLTSHFMIEVSRTGPLDDMLVRVELKPDAMTDSINGLMEMQMRTERALRDALNVSAKIELCPPNSLPRFEGKAKRVIDHRVI from the coding sequence ATGGCATATTATAATGAAAAGATCGAGACGATGCCTAAGGCTGAGCTTTCTAAGCTCCAGTATCAGGAACTGAAAAAGCTGGTAACCCGCCTCTATGATAAATCGGCCTTCTATCATAAGAAAATGGACGAGACTGGTGTCAAACCAGCGGATATCTCTTCCATTGCCGATATCACGAAGCTGCCTTTTATGAATAAAACGGATCTCCGTGACAATTATCCGGACGGGCTTGTTTGTGTTCCTCACGAGGATCTGGTCAGATATCATGTTTCATCCGGGACGACCGGGAAACCGACGGTCGTAGCTTATACCCAAAACGATATCGATCTCTGGAGTGAGTGCGTTGCCCGCTCGCTTGTTTCGTGCGGGGTTGGAAAAAAGGACGTTTTGCAGGTCTGTTATGGGTACGGTCTTTTCACCGGCGGTCTTGGACTGCATTACGGCGGAGAGAAGGTCGGCGCGACGGTGATCCCTGCATCGACCGGAAACTCCGAGCGGCAGATCGAACTTATCCAGGATCTGAAGACAACGGTGATAGCTTGTACTCCCTCATACTTTATCCATCTGATCGATGTGGCGAAGAAAATGGGTGTGGACTTCAACAAGGACACGCTGCTTCGGACCGCGGTTCTCGGGGCAGAACCATGGACGGATGCAATGCGCCGGTATATCTACGCTGAGTCCGGAGTCACGGCACACAATATCTTCGGGACGTCTGAGATATCCGGGCCGATGTTCACGGACTGCAGTGAACTGAACGGTATGCACATCTGCGGAGATATCGCCTACACTGAGATCATCGATCCAAAGACCGGCGAGCAGCTCCCTCCGGGTGAGAAGGGAGAACTGACGATCACGGTCCTGAAAAAGGAGGCGATCCCGATGATCCGGTATCGGATCGGAGATATCACGTCTATCATTGAAGGAGATTGTGCCTGCGGCAGAACTTCGCCGCGGATCGACCGTCTGCAGGGCAGGGTCGATGATATGCTGATCATCCGCGGGATCAATGTTTTCCCGTCGGCTATCGAGCATGCTCTCTTGAAGAATCCGTATCTCACGAGCCATTTCATGATCGAGGTGTCCAGAACCGGCCCTCTTGACGACATGCTTGTAAGGGTAGAATTAAAGCCTGATGCGATGACAGATAGTATTAACGGTCTCATGGAGATGCAGATGCGTACCGAGCGTGCTCTTCGGGATGCACTGAATGTGTCTGCGAAGATCGAGCTATGTCCGCCGAACTCCCTCCCGCGTTTTGAGGGTAAAGCAAAACGTGTAATCGATCATCGGGTGATCTAA
- a CDS encoding type IV pilin N-terminal domain-containing protein — protein sequence MILPAKKNDGVSPVIGTILLVAITVVLVAIISAVVMSMAGGIGTSHVVGVKVVQGADAASYDKSLLVTITGGDVTGLRSITVYNGSVEVNEVPFTSVGVPMNFNSTINKLGAGPVYLSIVGQFADGDQTIYSGTINLV from the coding sequence ATGATATTACCTGCGAAGAAAAATGACGGTGTCTCTCCGGTCATCGGTACGATCCTCCTTGTCGCCATCACAGTTGTACTTGTCGCGATCATCTCGGCAGTCGTCATGAGTATGGCCGGCGGGATTGGAACAAGCCATGTTGTCGGAGTAAAAGTAGTTCAGGGTGCTGATGCCGCATCTTATGATAAATCTTTACTGGTTACTATCACCGGCGGTGATGTCACAGGTCTTAGGTCTATCACCGTATACAATGGTTCAGTAGAAGTGAATGAGGTACCATTTACGTCAGTCGGGGTCCCGATGAACTTCAATAGTACGATCAATAAGCTTGGTGCCGGCCCTGTCTATCTCTCGATAGTAGGTCAGTTTGCAGATGGCGATCAGACCATCTACTCAGGCACGATCAATCTGGTATAA
- a CDS encoding type IV pilin N-terminal domain-containing protein, producing the protein MKLTAKKNDGVSPVIGTILLVAITVVLVAIISAVVMGMAGNVGNAHVVGVTVGQDSAVDGGILVTITGGADVNQLSKYYVYNGSTYVGNTTNTTVGIPEAFVPGVGQASISVVGTFSDGNQTIYTGTINVA; encoded by the coding sequence ATGAAATTAACTGCAAAGAAAAATGACGGAGTATCACCGGTAATCGGTACGATTCTCCTTGTGGCGATCACTGTCGTGCTTGTCGCAATCATCTCGGCTGTCGTTATGGGCATGGCCGGAAACGTCGGCAACGCTCATGTTGTTGGTGTTACAGTTGGACAAGATTCCGCAGTGGATGGTGGTATCTTAGTTACCATCACAGGTGGAGCAGATGTTAACCAGCTCTCGAAGTATTATGTGTACAATGGAAGCACCTATGTTGGTAATACAACTAATACGACTGTAGGCATTCCGGAAGCATTTGTACCAGGCGTTGGTCAGGCAAGTATCTCTGTTGTTGGTACCTTCTCTGATGGTAATCAGACGATCTACACCGGCACAATCAACGTAGCGTAA
- a CDS encoding phenylacetate--CoA ligase family protein: MFWNEKMETLSGPALEELQLKRLKETVARTQNIGFYNTLFKDAGITPSDIKSLDDLAKIPFTKKADLRGGYPFGFLAVPMRQVNRIHTTSGTTGKPTVVAYTKNDLNMWSELIARNLTMVGLAAGDIFQNASNYSLFTGGLGIHMGAEKIGCAVVPSGVGNTKRQIEMIQDFKVRGLHCTPSYAMHLTEVAEEMHADLSSLEIGCFGAEAWSENMRRDLENRLGLKAYDSYGMSELFGPGVAFECPEQNGLHIWHDCYIVEIIDPKTGEVLGPEEKGEMVVTPIMKEAMPLLRYRTGDITMLMEDECPCGRGQKIARLLGRSDDMLTVRGINVFPSQIEHVLKNVPEVGDQFMVYIDRVDHLDEMMIEVEMNKNIFSGELQDLSKLQTKIMKALQETLTLRAKVDLVEPGSLPRFEGKAKRVVDRRVI, encoded by the coding sequence ATGTTCTGGAATGAGAAGATGGAAACCCTGTCCGGTCCGGCTCTTGAAGAGCTTCAGCTCAAGCGTCTGAAGGAGACGGTTGCACGGACGCAGAATATCGGTTTCTACAATACCCTGTTCAAGGATGCGGGAATAACCCCGTCTGATATCAAGTCACTTGACGATCTGGCAAAGATCCCGTTCACGAAGAAAGCAGATCTCCGTGGGGGATATCCGTTTGGATTTTTAGCGGTGCCTATGCGTCAGGTGAACCGGATCCATACAACATCCGGAACGACCGGAAAACCGACGGTCGTCGCCTATACGAAAAATGATCTCAATATGTGGTCGGAACTTATCGCCCGCAACCTGACGATGGTCGGGCTCGCTGCAGGCGATATTTTCCAGAATGCGTCGAACTACTCTCTTTTTACCGGCGGTCTCGGCATCCATATGGGTGCGGAGAAGATCGGTTGTGCTGTTGTTCCCTCAGGTGTTGGGAACACTAAACGGCAGATCGAGATGATCCAGGATTTCAAAGTGCGTGGTCTTCACTGTACTCCGAGTTATGCGATGCATCTGACTGAGGTGGCTGAGGAGATGCATGCGGATCTTTCATCGCTTGAGATCGGCTGTTTCGGGGCGGAAGCCTGGTCGGAGAATATGCGCCGTGACTTGGAGAACCGTCTCGGCCTCAAAGCCTACGACAGTTACGGGATGAGCGAACTGTTTGGTCCGGGTGTTGCCTTTGAATGCCCCGAACAGAATGGTCTGCATATTTGGCATGACTGTTATATCGTCGAGATCATCGACCCGAAGACCGGCGAGGTGCTCGGTCCCGAAGAGAAGGGAGAGATGGTCGTGACACCAATCATGAAGGAGGCTATGCCCCTCTTACGATATCGGACCGGCGATATCACGATGCTCATGGAGGATGAGTGTCCGTGCGGCCGCGGTCAGAAGATTGCGAGACTCCTTGGAAGAAGCGACGATATGCTTACGGTTCGGGGTATCAATGTGTTCCCGAGTCAGATCGAGCATGTGCTGAAAAACGTCCCTGAAGTGGGAGATCAGTTCATGGTCTACATCGACCGGGTGGATCATCTTGATGAGATGATGATTGAGGTGGAGATGAATAAAAATATCTTCTCGGGCGAGCTTCAGGATCTCTCGAAGCTGCAGACGAAGATCATGAAAGCCCTGCAGGAGACGCTCACGCTGCGTGCCAAGGTCGATCTTGTTGAACCGGGCTCTCTCCCCCGCTTTGAAGGAAAAGCAAAGAGAGTTGTTGACCGGAGGGTCATTTAA